One window from the genome of Hippoglossus hippoglossus isolate fHipHip1 chromosome 6, fHipHip1.pri, whole genome shotgun sequence encodes:
- the nfat5a gene encoding nuclear factor of activated T-cells 5a isoform X2 → MPSDFISLLSSDLDLNSPKSLYSKESVYDLLPKELQLQPSSTQTEPPTMSQKSGGEPGPPPTAALASDASSSTSSPSASSSLAMGVPSTGPSTSTSDHLKVPQHLQSAGGEGAGASEMQGVEGAVSGPNRGSSGPNTASGDIGSGVLSGLGVQQPQNTPSKRRPVLSISPPPEDLFDDSQMSCQEETTVSAPTGPDSEHSSSMWADDSVSNFSLISSVSYNDNTEVPRKSRKRTPRQRPGPKPAHPEDSMDVFDADSAKAPHFVLSQLGTDKNSAIGSSLEPGTAVKGGSLSAQFPQRSDGKDLKILVQPETQHRARYLTEGSRGSVKDRTQQGFPTVKLEGVNEPVVLQVFVANDAGRVKPHGFYQACRVTGRNTTACKEVDIEGTIVIEIPLEPSSDMTLAVDCVGILKLRNADVEARIGVAGSKKKSTRARLAFRVSIPQPDGSTLTLQVPSSPILCTQPAGVPEILKKSLHSCSVRGGEEVFIIGKNFLKGTKVIFQENIADDNSWQAEAKIDMDLFHQNHLIVTAPPFHNQSITSPASVGIFVMTNAGRSHDAQPFTYTPDSADNSNARTVKIEGPSLVKTCMFDGQMKSMSSEQTDCSGQPSKRQEDTPMEVSSNPPPTDVFKPSPDPLVSVQQTLELSSSPHPGGESFQSPMPLQHEDVELPQAPPVFPSLESLSTIQKQEISPTTSFPVSGDTTIPPVTPDVPQQFLRDPQDNLPPENSNNSGGVVVVAMPQISTPSQPQPQQSQVPMFPQEGVAQLERAVRELQAGGNTTLQQVFEAAVAQQQLNSVLYSPTPSADSLQQHVQENMNSLRLGNTDNSLSTQLQIQQQQQMQQQQQQMQQQQMQQQQQQQQQIQQQFQQHQQLQQQQILGNLQHQQQQQHLQQQQQVLGNMQMQQQLILQPQDQQQLQQQQQLIENIQQQQQLQQNQQQQVLNNIQLQDQQQQVLNNIQLQDQQQQNQILTNLQQHQLQQQQQQQQLQQQQQQQNQALSNLQQQQQLQEQQVLENLQQQLQAELLQPQIHSTPQVQQPGSLLQRAGELLTIQTSFPTQPPSHTSPPQQLFQSPRPLAESQGSQQQVQAALLQNTLTVLTSGSLNSEQQSTGSALYLSPNPPQQQQQPQLAFISSMKTSASQPQSVTMFQNQPQAQLSQMQQQSTPMEEQQSAQQNQQQPPQLPMGQQGSLFQSIPNHSQGNPVPQNQLSQPQQTGLLLCTTDLNPQDIPPTLLFSTQTQGPSPIGSISVGIPQPDPAEPMSFQDQSSSGNISTSNENQQQSLFQEQQPMQVGPSSSSVPSSQPVELFLPQTSLSGLQSTISSQELNNQAPATGTTIFVVQGGVGVVASPGQQPPEQLFQTTVGGNVAPQGQANLFVFGLQNDSPQLLNSSGPTLPAQSQPQNSSHMQPHLDQPMAQAASPMQAPMHSSLQNTLQAQMQSSLENAMQTSLQNAMQTNTQTALQSSLQANIETSLPTPMQTNLQMQIQSSLQNQLQASLSVSSSMDKIEDLLESLQK, encoded by the exons ATGCCCTCTGATTTTATATCCCTCCTTAGCTCGGATCTCGACCTCAATTCCCCCAAATCTCTGTACTCTAAAG AGTCGGTATATGACCTCCTCCCTAAagagctccagctccagccgtCGTCCACCCAGACCGAGCCACCCACCATGAGCCAGAAGAGTGGGGGAGAGCCGGGACCTCCGCCAACTGCAGCCTTGGCCTCAG ATGCCAGCTCTTCCACCTCCAGTccttctgcctcttcctccctgGCCATGGGAGTGCCATCCACTGGCCCCTCTACCTCAACCTCAGACCATCTCAAGGTTCCACAGCATCTCCAGTCcgctggaggagaaggagctggagcttCAGAGATGCAAGGTGTGGAGGGTGCTGTATCTGGCCCCAACAGAGGCAGCAGTGGGCCAAACACTGCATCAGGAGACATAGGGTCAGGAGTGTTGTCAGGGCTAGGAGTCCAGCAGCCTCAGAACACCCCATCCAAACGGAGGCCTGTGTTGAGCATATCCCCACCACCTGAGGACCTATTTGACGACAGCCAGATGTCTTGTCAAGAGGAGACTACTGTATCTGCTCCAACAGGTCCAGACTCAGAACATAGCAGCAGCATGTGGGCTGATGACTCAGTCTCCAACTTCAGCTTGATCAGCTCTGTCTCCTACAATGACAACACAGAGGTGCCCCGCAAATCCAGAAAACGCACCCCTCGCCAGCGGCCTGGCCCAAAGCCTGCTCATCCGGAGGACAGCATGGATGTGTTTGATGCCGACAGCGCCAAGGCCCCTCACTTTGTCCTGTCCCAGCTTGGCACAGACAAGAACAGTGCAATAGGCAG CTCTCTTGAGCCAGGGACCGCAGTGAAGGGTGGGTCACTGTCTGCTCAGTTCCCCCAGAGGAGCGATGGGAAGGACTTGAAGATCCTGGTGCAGCCAGAGACCCAGCACAGAGCTCGCTATCTGACCGAGGGCAGCAGAGGCTCTGTCAAGGACCGCACCCAGCAGGGATTCCCCACTGTCAAG TTGGAGGGTGTGAATGAGCCAGTTGTGCTGCAGGTGTTTGTAGCAAATGATGCAGGCAGAGTGAAGCCTCACGGTTTCTACCAGGCTTGCAGAGTGACCGGACGCAACACCACTGCCTGCAAGGAAGTGGACATAGAGGGCACCATTGTTATTGAGATCCCTTTGGAGCCTAGCAGTGATATGACACTTGC GGTGGACTGTGTAGGCATTTTGAAGCTGCGTAATGCAGATGTGGAGGCCCGTATTGGTGTTGCAGGATCGAAGAAAAAGAGCACCCGTGCCAGGCTGGCTTTCAGGGTCAGCATCCCCCAACCTGATGGATCCACCCTCACTCTACAGGTCCCTTCATCGCCAATCCTCTGCA CCCAGCCAGCGGGAGTGCCAGAGATCCTGAAGAAGAGtcttcacagctgctcagtgagaggaggagaggaagtttTTATCATTGGAAAGAACTTCCTCAAAGGAACCAAAGTTATTTTTCAGGAGAACATTGCAG ATGATAATTCCTGGCAAGCCGAGGCAAAGATTGACATGGACCTTTTCCATCAG AACCATTTGATAGTGACCGCTCCTCCATTCCACAACCAGTCAATCACTTCTCCAGCGTCTGTGGGAATCTTTGTGATGACCAATGCTGGTAGATCACATGACGCCCAGCCCTTCACCTACACTCCAGACTCAG CTGATAACTCCAATGCCCGGACGGTAAAAATAGAGGGACCCTCTCTAGTCAAGACGTGTATGTTTGATGGACAGATGAAATCTATGTCATCTGAGCAAACCGACTGCTCTGGTCAGCCATCCAAACGCCAAGAGGACACACCAATGGAAGTGTCCAGCAATCCACCACCCACGGATGTCTTTAAG cCATCCCCTGACCCTCTTGTCTCAGTGCAGCAGACCCTGGAGCTCAGCTCCAGTCCCCATCCAGGAGGGGAGTCCTTTCAGAGTCCGATGCCCCTACAACATGAAGATGTGGAGCTTCCCCAGGCACCCCCTGTTTTCCCCAGCCTAGAGTCTCTCAGTACTATACAGAAGCAAGAAATTTCCCCCACAACCTCCTTCCCAGTGTCAGGAGACACCACAATCCCTCCTGTGACACCAGACGTCCCTCAGCAATTCCTCAGAGATCCTCAGGACAACCTGCCACCTGAGAATTCCAACAATAGTGgaggggttgttgttgttgccatgCCCCAAATATCAACTCCATCTCAGCCACAGCCGCAACAGTCACAGGTTCCCATGTTCCCCCAGGAAGGGGTGGCCCAGCTGGAGAGGGCAGTAAGGGAGCTGCAAGCTGGAGGTAACACCACGCTCCAGCAGGTGTTTGAGGCGGCTGTAGCCCAGCAGCAACTAAACTCAGTGCTTTATAGCCCCACACCCTCTGCAGACTCTCTTCAACAGCACGTCCAAGAAAACATGAACAGCCTTAGATTAGGAAACACTGATAATTCACTGTCTACACAGCTACAGatacaacagcaacagcaaatgcagcagcagcagcagcaaatgcaacagcagcaaatgcaacagcagcaacaacaacaacaacaaatacagcaACAGTTTCAACAGCATCAACAACTTCAACAACAGCAAATCCTTGGTAATCTTCAGcatcaacaacagcaacaacatctacagcagcaacagcaagtCCTTGGCAACATGCAGATGCAACAGCAACTAATACTACAGCCACAGGACCAACAGCaactgcaacagcagcagcagctcattgagaacattcaacagcagcaacagttgCAACAGAATCAGCAACAGCAAGTCCTTAACAACATCCAACTTCAGGATCAGCAACAGCAAGTCCTTAACAAC ATCCAACTTCAGGATCAGCAACAGCAAAATCAAATACTTACCAATTTACAACAACATCAgcttcaacagcagcagcagcagcagcagctacaacagcagcaacaacagcaaaaccAAGCATTGAGCAActtgcaacagcagcagcaactacAAGAGCAGCAGGTCTTGGAgaatttacagcagcagcttcaggctgaGTTGCTCCAGCCACAGATTCACTCCACCCCGCAAGTACAGCAGCCAGGGTCCCTTCTTCAACGGGCCGGAGAGCTGCTCACCATTCAGACCAGCTTCCCAACACAGCCTCCATCTCACACATCCCCCCCACAACAGCTCTTCCAATCACCCAGGCCCCTTGCAGAGTCCCAGGGCTCCCAACAGCAGGTCCAGGCTGCCCTGCTCCAGAATACACTGACTGTCCTGACGAGTGGCAGTCTCAACTCAGAGCAGCAGTCGACCGGGTCAGCACTTTACCTGTCCCCAAACCctccccaacaacagcaacaaccgCAGCTGGCGTTCATCTCGTCCATGAAAACATCTGCGAGCCAGCCCCAGTCTGTTACAATGTTCCAGAACCAACCCCAAGCTCAACTCTCCCAAATGCAGCAACAGAGCACCCCcatggaggagcagcagtcTGCACAGCAGAACCAGCAACAGCCACCACAGCTTCCAATGGGCCAGCAGGGCTCTTTGTTCCAAAGTATTCCAAACCACTCACAGGGTAACCCTGTCCCCCAGAACCAACTTTCCCAACCCCAGCAGACGGGCCTGCTCCTCTGCACGACAGATCTTAACCCGCAGGATATTCCCCCAACTCTTCTCTTCAGCACCCAGACCCAAGGCCCTTCCCCCATAGGGAGCATCAGTGTTGGAATCCCTCAGCCAGACCCAGCAGAGCCCATGTCGTTCCAAGACCAGAGCTCTTCAGGCAACATCTCGACATCCAATGAGAACCAACAGCAGAGCTTATTCCAGGAGCAGCAGCCAATGCAAGTAGGCCCAAGCTCCAGCAGCGTCCCAAGCAGTCAACCTGTAGAGCTGTTTCTACCGCAGACATCTCTGTCTGGCCTGCAGAGCACTATAAGCTCACAGGAGCTAAACAACCAGGCTCCGGCCACTGGCACAACCATCTTTGTCGTTCAAGGTGGTGTGGGCGTTGTAGCCAGCCCTGGACAGCAGCCACCAGAGCAGCTTTTCCAGACAACTGTGGGCGGGAATGTGGCTCCTCAAGGACAAGCcaacctgtttgtgtttggccTCCAGAACG ACTCGCCACAGCTGCTCAATTCCTCCGGACCCACCCTGCCTGCTCAGAGCCAGCCCCAGAACTCCAGTCACATGCAGCCTCACTTGGATCAGCCAATGGCCCAGGCTGCCTCCCCAATGCAAGCCCCCATGCACAGCAGCCTACAGAACACTCTACAGGCACAGATGCAGTCCAGCTTAGAGAACGCCATGCAGACCAGCCTACAGAATGcgatgcagacaaacacacaaacagccctgCAGTCTAGTTTACAGGCAAACATAGAAACAAGCTTGCCAACTCCAATGCAGACCAATCTACAGATGCAGATACAGAGCAGCTTACAGAATCAATTGCAGGCATCATTATCTGTATCATCCAGCATGGATAAAATCGAGGACCTACTGGAAAGCCTACAGAAGTAG
- the nfat5a gene encoding nuclear factor of activated T-cells 5a isoform X1, with product MPSDFISLLSSDLDLNSPKSLYSKESVYDLLPKELQLQPSSTQTEPPTMSQKSGGEPGPPPTAALASDASSSTSSPSASSSLAMGVPSTGPSTSTSDHLKVPQHLQSAGGEGAGASEMQGVEGAVSGPNRGSSGPNTASGDIGSGVLSGLGVQQPQNTPSKRRPVLSISPPPEDLFDDSQMSCQEETTVSAPTGPDSEHSSSMWADDSVSNFSLISSVSYNDNTEVPRKSRKRTPRQRPGPKPAHPEDSMDVFDADSAKAPHFVLSQLGTDKNSAIGSSLEPGTAVKGGSLSAQFPQRSDGKDLKILVQPETQHRARYLTEGSRGSVKDRTQQGFPTVKLEGVNEPVVLQVFVANDAGRVKPHGFYQACRVTGRNTTACKEVDIEGTIVIEIPLEPSSDMTLAVDCVGILKLRNADVEARIGVAGSKKKSTRARLAFRVSIPQPDGSTLTLQVPSSPILCTQPAGVPEILKKSLHSCSVRGGEEVFIIGKNFLKGTKVIFQENIADDNSWQAEAKIDMDLFHQNHLIVTAPPFHNQSITSPASVGIFVMTNAGRSHDAQPFTYTPDSADNSNARTVKIEGPSLVKTCMFDGQMKSMSSEQTDCSGQPSKRQEDTPMEVSSNPPPTDVFKPSPDPLVSVQQTLELSSSPHPGGESFQSPMPLQHEDVELPQAPPVFPSLESLSTIQKQEISPTTSFPVSGDTTIPPVTPDVPQQFLRDPQDNLPPENSNNSGGVVVVAMPQISTPSQPQPQQSQVPMFPQEGVAQLERAVRELQAGGNTTLQQVFEAAVAQQQLNSVLYSPTPSADSLQQHVQENMNSLRLGNTDNSLSTQLQIQQQQQMQQQQQQMQQQQMQQQQQQQQQIQQQFQQHQQLQQQQILGNLQHQQQQQHLQQQQQVLGNMQMQQQLILQPQDQQQLQQQQQLIENIQQQQQLQQNQQQQVLNNIQLQDQQQQVLNNIQLQDQQQQVLNNIQLQDQQQQNQILTNLQQHQLQQQQQQQQLQQQQQQQNQALSNLQQQQQLQEQQVLENLQQQLQAELLQPQIHSTPQVQQPGSLLQRAGELLTIQTSFPTQPPSHTSPPQQLFQSPRPLAESQGSQQQVQAALLQNTLTVLTSGSLNSEQQSTGSALYLSPNPPQQQQQPQLAFISSMKTSASQPQSVTMFQNQPQAQLSQMQQQSTPMEEQQSAQQNQQQPPQLPMGQQGSLFQSIPNHSQGNPVPQNQLSQPQQTGLLLCTTDLNPQDIPPTLLFSTQTQGPSPIGSISVGIPQPDPAEPMSFQDQSSSGNISTSNENQQQSLFQEQQPMQVGPSSSSVPSSQPVELFLPQTSLSGLQSTISSQELNNQAPATGTTIFVVQGGVGVVASPGQQPPEQLFQTTVGGNVAPQGQANLFVFGLQNDSPQLLNSSGPTLPAQSQPQNSSHMQPHLDQPMAQAASPMQAPMHSSLQNTLQAQMQSSLENAMQTSLQNAMQTNTQTALQSSLQANIETSLPTPMQTNLQMQIQSSLQNQLQASLSVSSSMDKIEDLLESLQK from the exons ATGCCCTCTGATTTTATATCCCTCCTTAGCTCGGATCTCGACCTCAATTCCCCCAAATCTCTGTACTCTAAAG AGTCGGTATATGACCTCCTCCCTAAagagctccagctccagccgtCGTCCACCCAGACCGAGCCACCCACCATGAGCCAGAAGAGTGGGGGAGAGCCGGGACCTCCGCCAACTGCAGCCTTGGCCTCAG ATGCCAGCTCTTCCACCTCCAGTccttctgcctcttcctccctgGCCATGGGAGTGCCATCCACTGGCCCCTCTACCTCAACCTCAGACCATCTCAAGGTTCCACAGCATCTCCAGTCcgctggaggagaaggagctggagcttCAGAGATGCAAGGTGTGGAGGGTGCTGTATCTGGCCCCAACAGAGGCAGCAGTGGGCCAAACACTGCATCAGGAGACATAGGGTCAGGAGTGTTGTCAGGGCTAGGAGTCCAGCAGCCTCAGAACACCCCATCCAAACGGAGGCCTGTGTTGAGCATATCCCCACCACCTGAGGACCTATTTGACGACAGCCAGATGTCTTGTCAAGAGGAGACTACTGTATCTGCTCCAACAGGTCCAGACTCAGAACATAGCAGCAGCATGTGGGCTGATGACTCAGTCTCCAACTTCAGCTTGATCAGCTCTGTCTCCTACAATGACAACACAGAGGTGCCCCGCAAATCCAGAAAACGCACCCCTCGCCAGCGGCCTGGCCCAAAGCCTGCTCATCCGGAGGACAGCATGGATGTGTTTGATGCCGACAGCGCCAAGGCCCCTCACTTTGTCCTGTCCCAGCTTGGCACAGACAAGAACAGTGCAATAGGCAG CTCTCTTGAGCCAGGGACCGCAGTGAAGGGTGGGTCACTGTCTGCTCAGTTCCCCCAGAGGAGCGATGGGAAGGACTTGAAGATCCTGGTGCAGCCAGAGACCCAGCACAGAGCTCGCTATCTGACCGAGGGCAGCAGAGGCTCTGTCAAGGACCGCACCCAGCAGGGATTCCCCACTGTCAAG TTGGAGGGTGTGAATGAGCCAGTTGTGCTGCAGGTGTTTGTAGCAAATGATGCAGGCAGAGTGAAGCCTCACGGTTTCTACCAGGCTTGCAGAGTGACCGGACGCAACACCACTGCCTGCAAGGAAGTGGACATAGAGGGCACCATTGTTATTGAGATCCCTTTGGAGCCTAGCAGTGATATGACACTTGC GGTGGACTGTGTAGGCATTTTGAAGCTGCGTAATGCAGATGTGGAGGCCCGTATTGGTGTTGCAGGATCGAAGAAAAAGAGCACCCGTGCCAGGCTGGCTTTCAGGGTCAGCATCCCCCAACCTGATGGATCCACCCTCACTCTACAGGTCCCTTCATCGCCAATCCTCTGCA CCCAGCCAGCGGGAGTGCCAGAGATCCTGAAGAAGAGtcttcacagctgctcagtgagaggaggagaggaagtttTTATCATTGGAAAGAACTTCCTCAAAGGAACCAAAGTTATTTTTCAGGAGAACATTGCAG ATGATAATTCCTGGCAAGCCGAGGCAAAGATTGACATGGACCTTTTCCATCAG AACCATTTGATAGTGACCGCTCCTCCATTCCACAACCAGTCAATCACTTCTCCAGCGTCTGTGGGAATCTTTGTGATGACCAATGCTGGTAGATCACATGACGCCCAGCCCTTCACCTACACTCCAGACTCAG CTGATAACTCCAATGCCCGGACGGTAAAAATAGAGGGACCCTCTCTAGTCAAGACGTGTATGTTTGATGGACAGATGAAATCTATGTCATCTGAGCAAACCGACTGCTCTGGTCAGCCATCCAAACGCCAAGAGGACACACCAATGGAAGTGTCCAGCAATCCACCACCCACGGATGTCTTTAAG cCATCCCCTGACCCTCTTGTCTCAGTGCAGCAGACCCTGGAGCTCAGCTCCAGTCCCCATCCAGGAGGGGAGTCCTTTCAGAGTCCGATGCCCCTACAACATGAAGATGTGGAGCTTCCCCAGGCACCCCCTGTTTTCCCCAGCCTAGAGTCTCTCAGTACTATACAGAAGCAAGAAATTTCCCCCACAACCTCCTTCCCAGTGTCAGGAGACACCACAATCCCTCCTGTGACACCAGACGTCCCTCAGCAATTCCTCAGAGATCCTCAGGACAACCTGCCACCTGAGAATTCCAACAATAGTGgaggggttgttgttgttgccatgCCCCAAATATCAACTCCATCTCAGCCACAGCCGCAACAGTCACAGGTTCCCATGTTCCCCCAGGAAGGGGTGGCCCAGCTGGAGAGGGCAGTAAGGGAGCTGCAAGCTGGAGGTAACACCACGCTCCAGCAGGTGTTTGAGGCGGCTGTAGCCCAGCAGCAACTAAACTCAGTGCTTTATAGCCCCACACCCTCTGCAGACTCTCTTCAACAGCACGTCCAAGAAAACATGAACAGCCTTAGATTAGGAAACACTGATAATTCACTGTCTACACAGCTACAGatacaacagcaacagcaaatgcagcagcagcagcagcaaatgcaacagcagcaaatgcaacagcagcaacaacaacaacaacaaatacagcaACAGTTTCAACAGCATCAACAACTTCAACAACAGCAAATCCTTGGTAATCTTCAGcatcaacaacagcaacaacatctacagcagcaacagcaagtCCTTGGCAACATGCAGATGCAACAGCAACTAATACTACAGCCACAGGACCAACAGCaactgcaacagcagcagcagctcattgagaacattcaacagcagcaacagttgCAACAGAATCAGCAACAGCAAGTCCTTAACAACATCCAACTTCAGGATCAGCAACAGCAAGTCCTTAACAACATCCAACTTCAGGATCAACAACAGCAAGTCCTTAACAACATCCAACTTCAGGATCAGCAACAGCAAAATCAAATACTTACCAATTTACAACAACATCAgcttcaacagcagcagcagcagcagcagctacaacagcagcaacaacagcaaaaccAAGCATTGAGCAActtgcaacagcagcagcaactacAAGAGCAGCAGGTCTTGGAgaatttacagcagcagcttcaggctgaGTTGCTCCAGCCACAGATTCACTCCACCCCGCAAGTACAGCAGCCAGGGTCCCTTCTTCAACGGGCCGGAGAGCTGCTCACCATTCAGACCAGCTTCCCAACACAGCCTCCATCTCACACATCCCCCCCACAACAGCTCTTCCAATCACCCAGGCCCCTTGCAGAGTCCCAGGGCTCCCAACAGCAGGTCCAGGCTGCCCTGCTCCAGAATACACTGACTGTCCTGACGAGTGGCAGTCTCAACTCAGAGCAGCAGTCGACCGGGTCAGCACTTTACCTGTCCCCAAACCctccccaacaacagcaacaaccgCAGCTGGCGTTCATCTCGTCCATGAAAACATCTGCGAGCCAGCCCCAGTCTGTTACAATGTTCCAGAACCAACCCCAAGCTCAACTCTCCCAAATGCAGCAACAGAGCACCCCcatggaggagcagcagtcTGCACAGCAGAACCAGCAACAGCCACCACAGCTTCCAATGGGCCAGCAGGGCTCTTTGTTCCAAAGTATTCCAAACCACTCACAGGGTAACCCTGTCCCCCAGAACCAACTTTCCCAACCCCAGCAGACGGGCCTGCTCCTCTGCACGACAGATCTTAACCCGCAGGATATTCCCCCAACTCTTCTCTTCAGCACCCAGACCCAAGGCCCTTCCCCCATAGGGAGCATCAGTGTTGGAATCCCTCAGCCAGACCCAGCAGAGCCCATGTCGTTCCAAGACCAGAGCTCTTCAGGCAACATCTCGACATCCAATGAGAACCAACAGCAGAGCTTATTCCAGGAGCAGCAGCCAATGCAAGTAGGCCCAAGCTCCAGCAGCGTCCCAAGCAGTCAACCTGTAGAGCTGTTTCTACCGCAGACATCTCTGTCTGGCCTGCAGAGCACTATAAGCTCACAGGAGCTAAACAACCAGGCTCCGGCCACTGGCACAACCATCTTTGTCGTTCAAGGTGGTGTGGGCGTTGTAGCCAGCCCTGGACAGCAGCCACCAGAGCAGCTTTTCCAGACAACTGTGGGCGGGAATGTGGCTCCTCAAGGACAAGCcaacctgtttgtgtttggccTCCAGAACG ACTCGCCACAGCTGCTCAATTCCTCCGGACCCACCCTGCCTGCTCAGAGCCAGCCCCAGAACTCCAGTCACATGCAGCCTCACTTGGATCAGCCAATGGCCCAGGCTGCCTCCCCAATGCAAGCCCCCATGCACAGCAGCCTACAGAACACTCTACAGGCACAGATGCAGTCCAGCTTAGAGAACGCCATGCAGACCAGCCTACAGAATGcgatgcagacaaacacacaaacagccctgCAGTCTAGTTTACAGGCAAACATAGAAACAAGCTTGCCAACTCCAATGCAGACCAATCTACAGATGCAGATACAGAGCAGCTTACAGAATCAATTGCAGGCATCATTATCTGTATCATCCAGCATGGATAAAATCGAGGACCTACTGGAAAGCCTACAGAAGTAG